From one Rosa rugosa chromosome 4, drRosRugo1.1, whole genome shotgun sequence genomic stretch:
- the LOC133743429 gene encoding uncharacterized protein LOC133743429 produces MGGHGGLNILPQKRWNVYNFDNREKVRLDEEAAAKEEQLKREQARRRDTEYRIEQLRVARGLAPLIQPKESAEEESKPGPSAEVESKPGHINLFEGIKIFDPIKGLKKEGSDGNDGFKKNKKMKKEEPPRVVTAEDEKYRLGYGVAGKGVKLPWYLERLNADANGESGEDDESSTGVKEEKKNKSGKKTIEELREERLRREKREKERVRTLILNKSRSQSRRDGADFKDRRFTRR; encoded by the coding sequence ATGGGTGGTCATGGAGGTCTGAATATATTGCCTCAGAAGCGGTGGAATGTGTACAACTTTGATAATAGAGAGAAGGTTCGGCTGGATGAAGAAGCCGCCGCCAAAGAAGAGCAGCTCAAGCGGGAACAGGCCAGGCGGAGAGACACCGAGTATCGAATTGAGCAGCTCCGGGTGGCCCGTGGATTGGCCCCATTGATCCAACCCAAGGAGTCTGCTGAAGAGGAATCCAAGCCGGGCCCCTCTGCTGAAGTGGAGTCGAAGCCTGGTCACATTAATCTCTTTGAAGGGATTAAGATTTTCGACCCTATCAAGGGGTTGAAGAAGGAGGGAAGTGATGGGAACGATGGGTttaagaagaataagaagatgaagaaggagGAGCCGCCCAGGGTTGTGACAGCAGAGGATGAGAAGTATAGGTTGGGATATGGAGTTGCTGGGAAAGGAGTGAAGTTGCCGTGGTACCTTGAGAGGCTTAATGCGGATGCAAATGGTGAGAGCGGCGAGGATGATGAATCGTCGACAGGGGttaaggaagagaagaagaacaaaagtGGGAAGAAGACGATAGAAGAGCTGAGGGAAGAGCGGTTGAGAAGGGAGAAGCGAGAGAAGGAAAGGGTGCGCACTTTGATTCTGAACAAGAGCCGGAGCCAGAGTCGAAGGGATGGAGCTGATTTTAAGGATAGAAGATTCACTAGGAGGTGA
- the LOC133706816 gene encoding uncharacterized protein LOC133706816 isoform X1: MTTRTNFYKNPSITYKKDLSLSSVLQNLQAYNIATGNAPPPEEQHPPPAADAKTAGRKRQRDPKPPPPPPCGGKREIEERDGPMSHQDYVDKRRKEASATPAFEELTADVLGKQGTSNSCLNLVQYDSDESSSSECEEKQHDPPNSVHRNESDGVKSRSEQRLPHPGEPVCVMCGKYGEYICNETDDDICSMECKAELLDALKVVKDPLSNERPDVSSSGPNYTLPMPDFGEDTWDYERHRWSKKTSSLCTYECWKCKRPGHLAQDCLVMTNNQMKLGQSNSNSIPADLLALYRRCHQIGKNMSVAKCSECYSSLSLATCLDCRTALCDNAGHLHEHIQRHTSHQRYYSHKLSRLVKCCKSTCKVTDIKDLLACQYCFDKAFDKFYDMYTASWKGTGLSIISGSICCEDHFDWHRMNCFNAGVEDSAYIISRTPLREKHIQLSDFIF, from the exons ATGACGACGAGGACGAATTTCTACAAGAACCCTTCCATTACTTACAAGAAGGACCTCAGTCTCTCCTCCGTTCTTCAAAACCTCCAAG CTTACAACATCGCCACCGGCAATGCTCCGCCTCCCGAAGAACAACATCCTCCGCCAGCCGCCGATGCCAAAACGGCAGGTCGTAAACGCCAGCGCGATCCAaaaccgccgccgccgccgccttgTGGCGGGAAGCGTGAAATTGAAGAGCGCGACGGACCTATGTCGCACCAGGATTACGTAGACAAGAGAAG AAAAGAAGCTTCTGCAACGCCAGCTTTTGAAGAATTAACTGCCGATGTTTTG GGAAAGCAGGGAACTTCGAATTCGTGTTTAAATTTGGTACAGTATGACA GTGATGAGAGTAGTTCTTCAGAATGTGAAGAGAAGCAGCATGATCCTCCAAATTCTG TTCACAGGAATGAATCTGATGGAGTAAAGAGCAGAAGTGAACAGCGTTTGCCTCACCCAGGCGAACCTGTTTGTGTAATGTGTGGTAAATACGGAGAATATATATGCAACGAG ACGGATGACGACATCTGCAGCATGGAGTGCAAAGCTGAGTTACTGGACGCTCTCAAAGTTGTCAAG GATCCATTAAGCAATGAAAGACCAGATGTCTCCTCATCCGGGCCCAACTATACCTTACCCATGCCTGATTTTGGTGAAGACACTTGGGATTATGAACGTCATCGCTGGTCGAAGAAGACTTCCAGTCTTTGTACTTATGAATG CTGGAAATGCAAGAGGCCTGGACACCTTGCTCAAGATTGTTTGGTGATGACAAATAACCAG ATGAAATTGGGCCAAAGCAATTCCAATTCAATACCAGCGGACCTTCTTGCGTTGTACAGAAG ATGCCACCAGATAGGAAAAAACATGTCAGTGGCAAAGTGCAGCGAATGCTACAGCTCATTAAGTTTGGCTACATGCCTTGATTGTAGGACTGCCCTCTGTGACAA TGCAGGTCATTTGCATGAGCATATACAGAGACATACATCCCATCAACGATATTATTCTCATAAACTCTCTCGTCTG GTGAAATGCTGTAAATCAACATGCAAGGTGACTGACATCAAGGATCTTTTGGCATGCCAGTACTGTTTCGATAAAGCTTTTGATAAGTTCTATGACATGTATACTGCATCTTG GAAAGGAACTGGTCTTTCAATCATATCAGGTTCTATTTGCTGTGAAGATCACTTTGATTG GCATCGTATGAACTGTTTCAACGCTGGTGTGGAAGACAGTGCATATATTATCAGTAGGACACCCTTGAGAGAGAAGCATATTCAGCTTAGTGACTTCATCTTCTGA
- the LOC133706816 gene encoding uncharacterized protein LOC133706816 isoform X2 encodes MTTRTNFYKNPSITYKKDLSLSSVLQNLQAYNIATGNAPPPEEQHPPPAADAKTAGRKRQRDPKPPPPPPCGGKREIEERDGPMSHQDYVDKRRKEASATPAFEELTADVLGKQGTSNSCLNLVQYDSDESSSSECEEKQHDPPNSVHRNESDGVKSRSEQRLPHPGEPVCVMCGKYGEYICNETDDDICSMECKAELLDALKVVKDPLSNERPDVSSSGPNYTLPMPDFGEDTWDYERHRWSKKTSSLCTYECWKCKRPGHLAQDCLVMTNNQMKLGQSNSNSIPADLLALYRRCHQIGKNMSVAKCSECYSSLSLATCLDCRTALCDNAGHLHEHIQRHTSHQRYYSHKLSRLVGTYFALLLSLGF; translated from the exons ATGACGACGAGGACGAATTTCTACAAGAACCCTTCCATTACTTACAAGAAGGACCTCAGTCTCTCCTCCGTTCTTCAAAACCTCCAAG CTTACAACATCGCCACCGGCAATGCTCCGCCTCCCGAAGAACAACATCCTCCGCCAGCCGCCGATGCCAAAACGGCAGGTCGTAAACGCCAGCGCGATCCAaaaccgccgccgccgccgccttgTGGCGGGAAGCGTGAAATTGAAGAGCGCGACGGACCTATGTCGCACCAGGATTACGTAGACAAGAGAAG AAAAGAAGCTTCTGCAACGCCAGCTTTTGAAGAATTAACTGCCGATGTTTTG GGAAAGCAGGGAACTTCGAATTCGTGTTTAAATTTGGTACAGTATGACA GTGATGAGAGTAGTTCTTCAGAATGTGAAGAGAAGCAGCATGATCCTCCAAATTCTG TTCACAGGAATGAATCTGATGGAGTAAAGAGCAGAAGTGAACAGCGTTTGCCTCACCCAGGCGAACCTGTTTGTGTAATGTGTGGTAAATACGGAGAATATATATGCAACGAG ACGGATGACGACATCTGCAGCATGGAGTGCAAAGCTGAGTTACTGGACGCTCTCAAAGTTGTCAAG GATCCATTAAGCAATGAAAGACCAGATGTCTCCTCATCCGGGCCCAACTATACCTTACCCATGCCTGATTTTGGTGAAGACACTTGGGATTATGAACGTCATCGCTGGTCGAAGAAGACTTCCAGTCTTTGTACTTATGAATG CTGGAAATGCAAGAGGCCTGGACACCTTGCTCAAGATTGTTTGGTGATGACAAATAACCAG ATGAAATTGGGCCAAAGCAATTCCAATTCAATACCAGCGGACCTTCTTGCGTTGTACAGAAG ATGCCACCAGATAGGAAAAAACATGTCAGTGGCAAAGTGCAGCGAATGCTACAGCTCATTAAGTTTGGCTACATGCCTTGATTGTAGGACTGCCCTCTGTGACAA TGCAGGTCATTTGCATGAGCATATACAGAGACATACATCCCATCAACGATATTATTCTCATAAACTCTCTCGTCTGGTGGGTACTTACTTTGCCTTGCTGCTTAGCTTAGGCTTTTAG
- the LOC133706813 gene encoding uncharacterized protein LOC133706813 gives MGGCDNNGNLHEEKFSEPMPWIGMYVAAASFACLIAMAADVILGFRCHKLWFPSKFFSINATTLTLLGVAIKLSVDLNTPMPNSHDQLAKLSSSVFICTAMSNSMPSLGAMENEEMFMNVIALGILVITLIVNICIQLATGAIFVFWKEHATIMFIMLVLLLMLIFSALTVPTTKSYLEKKYNKKYQLALKECANQISEAGKLREVLTKHWVLAHTSSPQFVMGRSVICTASGAFCLLSTVILAEAMLRTYVMTSSFRFCSGESDYKRTTTLILFTQAVAVGVGTIAPAFRWFMAINFKCPKRGNISLKMEFEIEKYWIQGLLGLKRQPLSFRIQNRHCRKLAHEARSMFLDICITMQKGIVLSSKAIRFISILFMSRIFLCCEIFQQCKIKMFERNTGPQSEQNRKPDFSSYVLFLEGEKALVEYMMRSNCDATGYWLQKGRKEEPKYLLKLLQRSTFSQRFKGVAEFDSDQVPSLDSEEPPNCWALPVVTLTSIALALSSIKTCSIEKLVDGVNQGLMYINAIDNHLDHKSDLANTRKAANIAWLRVDLYHTWLDVDLKKLSLGKSPREVLKELAETAKSIFEESKRKRRVKSGCVMDTSPSKWSVKELAANSMHRISQTLLLNQTCDDRLFEALVVVISDIVGACLTNTQNVMAMKCFNSKIEEREEAVRHAVHVVGMTERILEIVNKGIPPDLDTHQMGCIDEWRLSHKRKMIPSAFSSFPSDSECDGSPFLVQVISPQHKRGV, from the coding sequence ATGGGTGGATGTGACAACAATGGAAACCTTCATGAGGAGAAGTTCAGTGAACCAATGCCTTGGATTGGCATGTATGTTGCAGCAGCATCCTTTGCCTGCCTGATTGCAATGGCTGCAGATGTAATCCTTGGCTTTCGATGCCACAAACTATGGTTTCCTTCCAAATTCTTCTCCATCAATGCCACTACTCTTACCTTGCTAGGCGTGGCTATCAAACTATCAGTTGATCTCAACACTCCCATGCCGAACAGCCATGATCAGCTTGCGAAACTCAGCAGCTCAGTCTTCATCTGCACGGCAATGTCCAACTCCATGCCTTCCCTTGGAGCCATGGAGAATGAAGAAATGTTCATGAATGTGATTGCTTTGGGGATTCTAGTCATCACCCTAATTGTCAATATCTGCATCCAACTAGCTACCGGAGCAATCTTTGTGTTCTGGAAGGAGCATGCTACAATAATGTTCATCATGCTTGTTCTACTCCTCATGTTGATTTTCTCTGCTCTAACTGTTCCAACCACAAAGAGTTACTTAGAGAAGAAGTACAATAAGAAGTACCAATTAGCTTTGAAAGAGTGTGCAAACCAAATAAGTGAGGCTGGGAAACTTAGAGAGGTATTGACTAAACATTGGGTGCTGGCTCATACTTCTAGTCCCCAATTCGTGATGGGCCGCTCGGTGATATGCACTGCTTCTGGAGCTTTCTGTCTTCTCAGCACCGTGATTTTGGCTGAAGCCATGCTTCGAACTTATGTAATGACTTCATCGTTTAGGTTTTGCAGCGGAGAATCTGACTACAAGCGCACAACAACTTTGATTCTTTTCACACAGGCTGTTGCAGTTGGAGTTGGTACTATTGCTCCAGCATTCAGGTGGTTCATGGCCATAAACTTCAAGTGCCCAAAAAGAGGAAACATAAGCCTCAAAATGGAATTCGAGATTGAAAAATACTGGATTCAGGGGCTGTTGGGGTTGAAAAGGCAACCATTATCTTTCAGAATCCAAAATAGGCACTGCAGGAAACTTGCTCATGAAGCAAGAAGCATGTTTTTGGACATTTGTATTACAATGCAGAAAGGGATTGTCTTATCGAGTAAGGCAATTCGATTCATTTCCATTTTATTTATGAGCCGAATATTTCTATGCTGTGAAATTTTCCAACAGTGTAAGATCAAGATGTTTGAACGTAACACCGGGCCACAGTCTGAGCAAAACCGAAAGCCAGATTTCAGTAGTTATGTTCTGTTTCTTGAAGGTGAAAAGGCATTGGTTGAGTACATGATGAGATCCAATTGTGATGCAACTGGATATTGGCTTCAAAAGGGAAGGAAAGAAGAGCCCAAATATCTCCTCAAACTCTTGCAGAGATCCACATTCTCACAAAGATTCAAAGGAGTTGCTGAATTTGACAGTGACCAAGTTCCCTCCTTGGATTCTGAAGAACCTCCTAATTGTTGGGCTCTTCCTGTTGTGACATTAACAAGTATTGCTCTTGCACTCTCCAGTATAAAAACTTGCTCAATCGAAAAGTTGGTAGATGGCGTAAACCAAGGGCTGATGTACATAAATGCCATTGATAATCACTTGGATCATAAAAGTGACTTAGCAAACACCAGGAAGGCAGCAAACATTGCGTGGCTGCGAGTCGATCTCTATCACACGTGGCTAGATGTGGATCTCAAAAAACTCTCACTAGGAAAGAGCCCCAGGGAAGTACTTAAAGAACTTGCTGAAACTGCAAAGTCCATATTTGAAGAATCTAAAAGGAAGCGTAGAGTTAAGTCGGGGTGTGTAATGGATACGAGTCCTTCAAAATGGTCTGTTAAGGAATTGGCAGCTAATTCCATGCATAGGATAAGTCAGACTCTTCTGCTTAACCAGACATGCGACGATAGACTATTTGAAGCACTGGTGGTGGTGATCTCCGACATTGTTGGTGCTTGTCTCACTAATACACAGAATGTTATGGCGATGAAGTGTTTCAACAGCAAAATTGAAGAGAGGGAAGAAGCCGTGAGGCACGCAGTTCACGTTGTTGGTATGACTGAGAGAATTCTTGAGATTGTTAACAAGGGAATTCCTCCTGACTTGGATACTCACCAAATGGGGTGCATTGATGAATGGCGTTTGTCACACAAACGGAAGATGATCCCCTCGGCCTTCTCTTCATTTCCATCAGACTCAGAGTGTGACGGATCGCCTTTTCTGGTTCAAGTGATTTCTCCCCAACACAAACGTGGAGTATAA
- the LOC133746475 gene encoding uncharacterized protein LOC133746475 yields the protein MKIGCDVDGNLNQGKFSAPMPWIGIYVTAASLACLVTMAADVIHGIRHRKFWFPCKYFSINATSLTLIAVAIKLSVDLNTAMPSRQDQLAKLSSSVLVCTVMGNSMPSLGAMENEELFMNVIAFGILVVTLIVNICIQLATGAIFVFWKEHACVMFIMLVLLIMLSFSALTVPICKRYLEHKYSKRNQLALKESSNETGKRLVCKIREDLMKYWMMAHTSSPQFVMGRSATCTASGAICLLSSLILAEAILRTYLMPWSFKFCSGESDYKWSTTLVLVTQTVAVAVGTIAPASRWFIAINFRCAKRGNVTYRGEFKVEKYWIQGLVELKDCPLTLRIRSRHCRKLAHDTKNKLLDLCIGMQKGNVIMSKAIRLISIFFVSKILICCDFCKEWKKNFKCNTVFNDSSLESSQSSSSLEHLTCYVLHLEGEDALVGHMTKSNCDATDHWFQRGRRREPKHLIKLLEKSTFSQGFKGVAAFDNDKVPSLDGEEPPNCWALPVATLASIALALPNSSSSSIKGLMRGVNEGLMYINFIENHLESKDLTNIRKAATHVWLGVDLYHTWLDVDLRKLSLQGKSSKEILEELSETAKAKYEESKKSQTAINVCIRDTPSKWPSKELAANSMYRICQTILLNHRGSIDQTDERLLEVLTVMIADILGACLTNLQQVISTKCLNSTIEDREESVRHAVHILGKTEKILNILDQSIPRSLESHQVSSIEQWRLSLKREDPWTFPSSSPSESDRASPVSNDFYLSIE from the coding sequence ATGAAAATCGGCTGCGACGTCGATGGGAACCTCAACCAGGGAAAGTTCAGTGCCCCTATGCCTTGGATTGGGATTTATGTAACAGCAGCATCCTTGGCATGTCTAGTTACAATGGCTGCAGATGTCATCCATGGCATTCGTCACCGGAAATTCTGGTTCCCTTGCAAGTACTTCTCAATCAATGCAACTTCTCTGACCCTGATAGCTGTGGCAATCAAATTGTCAGTGGATCTAAACACCGCTATGCCTAGCCGCCAGGATCAGCTTGCAAAGCTCAGCAGCTCGGTCTTGGTCTGCACAGTAATGGGTAACTCTATGCCTTCCCTTGGAGCTATGGAAAATGAAGAACTATTCATGAATGTTATTGCTTTTGGAATATTGGTAGTTACCCTTATTGTGAATATCTGCATCCAATTAGCTACTGGTGCAATCTTTGTTTTCTGGAAGGAGCATGCTTGTGTTATGTTCATCATGCTTGTTTTGCTTATCATGCTGAGTTTCTCTGCTTTAACTGTTCCGATTTGTAAGCGTTACTTAGAGCACAAGTACAGCAAGAGGAATCAATTAGCTCTGAAAGAGAGCTCAAATGAAACTGGTAAAAGACTTGTTTGCAAAATTAGGGAGGATCTGATGAAATATTGGATGATGGCTCATACCTCTAGCCCCCAGTTTGTTATGGGTCGGTCAGCAACATGCACAGCTTCTGGAGCAATCTGTCTCTTGAGTTCCCTGATTCTAGCAGAGGCCATACTTCGAACTTACTTGATGCCCTGGTCATTTAAATTTTGTAGCGGTGAGTCTGACTACAAGTGGTCGACCACTTTGGTTCTTGTTACACAGacagtagcagtagcagtaggAACAATTGCTCCAGCATCTAGATGGTTCATCGCCATAAACTTCAGGTGTGCAAAAAGAGGAAATGTCACCTACAGAGGAGAATTTAAAGTAGAAAAGTACTGGATCCAGGGTCTGGTGGAGTTGAAAGACTGTCCATTAACTTTAAGAATCAGAAGCAGGCACTGCAGGAAACTTGCTCATGACACAAAAAACAAACTTTTGGACTTGTGTATTGGAATGCAGAAAGGAAATGTCATAATGAGCAAAGCAATTCGGCttatttccattttctttgtaaGCAAGATCTTGATATGCTGCGACTTCTGCAAGGAGTGGAAGAAGAATTTCAAATGCAACACTGTTTTCAACGACTCGAGCCTAGAGTCATCACAATCGAGCTCAAGCTTAGAACATCTTACCTGTTACGTTTTGCATCTAGAAGGGGAGGATGCATTAGTTGGGCACATGACGAAAAGCAATTGTGATGCTACTGATCATTGGTTCCAGAGGGGAAGGAGAAGAGAGCCTAAACATCTGATCAAATTGTTGGAGAAATCGACATTTTCACAAGGATTTAAAGGAGTAGCAGCTTTCGACAATGACAAAGTTCCCTCTCTCGATGGTGAAGAACCTCCAAATTGTTGGGCTCTACCAGTTGCAACACTAGCCAGTATTGCTCTTGCACTTCCAAACAGCAGCAGTTCTTCAATAAAAGGGTTAATGCGTGGTGTAAATGAAGGGCTCATGTACATAAATTTCATTGAAAATCACCTGGAAAGTAAAGATCTTACCAACATTAGGAAGGCAGCAACCCATGTCTGGCTAGGAGTCGATCTCTATCACACATGGCTAGATGTGGATCTCCGTAAACTGTCACTTCAGGGAAAAAGCTCAAAGGAAATACTTGAGGAACTTTCTGAAACTGCAAAAGCCAAATACGAAGAATCTAAAAAGAGCCAAACAGCTATAAATGTATGTATCAGAGATACTCCTTCGAAATGGCCCTCAAAGGAATTAGCTGCTAATTCCATGTATAGGATATGTCAAACTATTCTGCTAAACCATAGAGGCAGCATCGATCAAACAGATGAAAGACTACTTGAAGTACTGACAGTCATGATCGCTGACATTCTTGGTGCCTGTCTCACTAACTTGCAGCAAGTTATAAGCACAAAGTGTTTGAACAGCACCATTGAAGATAGGGAGGAAAGTGTGAGGCATGCAGTTCACATTCTAGGTAAAACTGAAAAGATTCTGAATATTCTAGACCAGAGCATTCCCCGAAGTTTGGAATCTCACCAAGTTTCATCGATTGAACAGTGGCGTTTGTCACTCAAAAGGGAAGACCCTTGGACCTTCCCTTCTTCATCTCCATCAGAGAGTGACAGAGCCTCTCCTGTTTCAAATGACTTCTACCTGAGCATTGAATAG
- the LOC133745843 gene encoding uncharacterized protein LOC133745843, which translates to MGFVRSTFSFLTGTVVGVYVAQNYNVPNIDKLAKTFLLIGKHLEETYRKPKKRDSDESEI; encoded by the coding sequence ATGGGGTTTGTCAGAAGCACCTTCTCGTTTCTGACCGGCACGGTGGTCGGAGTCTACGTCGCTCAGAATTACAACGTCCCCAACATCGATAAGCTCGCCAAGACCTTCCTCCTGATCGGCAAGCACCTCGAGGAGACTTACCGGAAGCCCAAGAAGAGGGACAGTGACGAGAGCGAGATCTAG